In 'Nostoc azollae' 0708, the following are encoded in one genomic region:
- a CDS encoding BMC domain-containing protein, with product METYNQRSLSTIQASLRRDNLKDTALGLVSALSFPAIVGTADMMLKSAGVHLVGYEKIGSGHCTAIVRGGIADVRLAVEAGVQTAEQFGQLVSSLVIPRPYPNLDIVLPINRLSQMIEDASYSRLSNQAIGLVETRGFPAMVGACDAMLKAADVHLASYEKIGAGLCTAIIRGSVANVAVAVEAGMFEAERIGELNAVMVIPRPLDELEQTLPVANCWVEERQPLNIPLNIKDKIVDAVAVELPDLAKLPVKVKEELWMDE from the coding sequence ATGGAAACATACAATCAACGCTCTCTTAGCACCATCCAGGCATCACTTCGCCGCGACAATCTCAAGGATACTGCCTTGGGTTTAGTATCGGCCCTCAGCTTTCCAGCTATAGTTGGAACGGCTGACATGATGTTAAAGTCGGCTGGAGTCCACTTAGTAGGCTATGAAAAGATTGGTAGTGGTCACTGTACAGCTATTGTCCGGGGTGGAATTGCTGATGTGCGTCTAGCTGTAGAAGCTGGCGTACAAACAGCGGAACAGTTTGGACAGTTGGTTTCTAGCTTAGTCATTCCCCGACCTTATCCCAATTTAGATATAGTTCTGCCTATCAATCGCTTGAGTCAAATGATAGAGGATGCCAGTTACAGCCGTCTGAGTAATCAAGCTATTGGTTTGGTGGAAACTCGTGGTTTTCCAGCTATGGTTGGTGCTTGTGATGCCATGCTCAAAGCAGCAGATGTACATTTAGCTTCCTATGAAAAAATAGGGGCTGGTTTATGTACGGCCATTATTCGTGGTTCTGTTGCTAACGTCGCTGTAGCAGTAGAGGCCGGAATGTTTGAAGCAGAAAGGATTGGGGAGTTGAACGCAGTCATGGTGATTCCTCGACCTTTGGATGAGTTGGAACAAACCTTACCAGTAGCTAATTGTTGGGTGGAAGAACGTCAACCCTTAAATATTCCCTTGAATATCAAGGATAAGATTGTGGATGCAGTGGCAGTGGAGTTACCAGATTTAGCTAAATTACCTGTAAAAGTTAAAGAAGAACTTTGGATGGATGAATGA
- a CDS encoding LysR family transcriptional regulator, whose translation MNQATLHQLKVFEAAARHGSFTRAAEELFLTQPTVSMQIKQLTKSVGLPLFEQVGKRLFLTEAGRELFATCRQIFETISQFEMKVADLKGLKQGQLRLAVITTAKYIIPRLLGQFCQLYPGIDISLQVTNHERILERMIGNMDDLYILSQVPDHVDVSFEAFLENPLVVFAPVNHPLAQEKNIPIERLANEPFIMREPGSGTRRAVQSLLDEHGIKVKVKLELGSNEAIKQAIAGGLGVSVLSRHTLLTDAHEFSILDMQHFPIKRTWYIAHPAGKQLSIVARTYYQYLLEAAKKIVDLEDIALPTTPVPKLPE comes from the coding sequence TTGAACCAAGCGACGCTGCACCAGTTGAAGGTGTTCGAGGCCGCTGCACGGCACGGTAGCTTTACTCGTGCTGCTGAAGAATTATTTCTCACCCAACCTACCGTTTCTATGCAAATCAAGCAGCTAACAAAATCGGTAGGGTTGCCATTATTTGAGCAGGTGGGGAAGCGGTTATTTTTGACGGAAGCGGGACGGGAGTTATTTGCTACTTGTCGCCAGATTTTTGAGACTATATCCCAGTTTGAAATGAAGGTGGCAGATTTAAAAGGGCTGAAACAAGGTCAATTACGATTGGCAGTAATTACCACAGCAAAATATATTATTCCGCGTTTGTTGGGTCAGTTTTGCCAACTTTATCCGGGAATTGATATCTCGCTGCAAGTTACGAATCATGAACGAATTTTGGAACGAATGATTGGTAATATGGATGACTTGTATATTCTGAGTCAGGTTCCAGATCATGTAGATGTCAGTTTTGAAGCATTTTTAGAAAATCCTTTGGTGGTTTTTGCACCTGTGAATCATCCTTTGGCACAGGAAAAAAATATTCCCATTGAACGACTGGCAAATGAACCGTTTATTATGCGCGAACCAGGTTCAGGTACACGCCGTGCTGTGCAGTCCCTTTTAGATGAACATGGCATCAAGGTGAAGGTGAAGTTGGAATTAGGGAGTAATGAAGCGATTAAACAAGCAATAGCTGGAGGGCTGGGAGTTTCGGTTTTATCTCGTCACACTTTATTGACAGATGCTCACGAGTTCAGTATTTTGGATATGCAGCATTTTCCCATTAAGCGGACTTGGTACATAGCTCACCCAGCAGGCAAGCAGTTATCTATTGTCGCTCGCACTTATTATCAGTATCTGCTAGAGGCGGCAAAGAAGATTGTGGACCTAGAAGATATTGCTCTTCCAACTACTCCGGTTCCTAAACTTCCAGAATGA
- a CDS encoding transferase — translation MSVPLLRLRDNFDKYISGEVNIDKSAVLAPGVILQAAANSKIIIGPGACIGMGSILQVNEGILEVEAGANLGAGFLMVGPGKIGANACIGAATTVFNCSVAPEQVIPSGSVLGDNSRQIDQNLHEEPTSTNTTSTNPPEQQPEKKVITTTQFSAAAFIGFKQQSTSLSPPSPTPKSQSPPVAETPLVTDSITTETTLPGSPETHSQESEPSSANTEPNNTFGTQIYGQGSINRLLITLFPHRQSLSDENSDNSSE, via the coding sequence ATGTCTGTGCCGTTGCTTCGCCTCAGGGACAATTTTGATAAGTATATTAGTGGCGAGGTAAATATTGATAAGAGCGCGGTACTTGCTCCAGGGGTAATACTCCAAGCAGCTGCCAACAGTAAAATTATTATTGGTCCTGGGGCCTGTATTGGCATGGGGTCAATTCTCCAAGTCAATGAGGGTATCCTAGAAGTAGAAGCAGGAGCAAACCTGGGAGCGGGGTTTTTGATGGTTGGCCCTGGTAAAATCGGTGCTAATGCTTGTATTGGTGCAGCTACAACAGTATTTAACTGTTCCGTAGCACCTGAACAAGTCATACCATCAGGTTCCGTTTTGGGAGATAACAGTCGGCAGATTGATCAAAATTTACATGAAGAGCCAACTTCCACAAACACCACTTCTACAAATCCCCCAGAGCAACAACCAGAGAAAAAAGTAATTACTACTACTCAATTCTCTGCTGCGGCCTTTATAGGTTTTAAACAACAATCTACTTCCCTATCTCCACCTTCTCCAACTCCTAAAAGCCAGTCGCCTCCAGTTGCAGAAACGCCCCTGGTTACTGACTCCATCACAACAGAAACAACTCTCCCAGGTTCTCCAGAAACTCACTCTCAAGAATCCGAACCCAGTTCAGCTAACACTGAACCCAATAACACTTTTGGGACACAGATATATGGACAAGGAAGTATTAACAGACTCTTGATTACATTGTTTCCCCATCGGCAATCCTTGAGCGACGAAAACTCTGACAATTCTTCAGAGTAA